TGAAAAAAGGTCATCGCGGCGCGTTGAAAATCTGGCTGGCGATCACCGTGCTGCTCGGCTTGAGCTTCCTGACCTTGCAAGCCGAAGAATATGTGCACGCTTACAAAGAACTCGGCCTGACCCTGGGTTCGGGCATCTACGGCGCGACGTTTTTCATGCTCACCGGCTTTCACGGCGCACACGTCACCATCGGCACCATCATCCTGTTCGTGATGCTGATGAGGGTCCTGCGCGGGCATTTCGATGCTGAGCATCAATTCGGTTTCGAGGCGGCGAGCTGGTATTGGCACTTCGTGGACGTGGTATGGATCGGGTTGTTTGTATTTGTGTATGTGCTGTAGGACCGGCTTTAGCCGGGAGAGCGCTCTCCCGGCTAAAGCCACTCTCGCGGAACAGTCATTGCAGAAGGTCCATTACCACGTCACATGCGAAACCAGTCGGCCGCTGTAAAAGCCCCAGGTAATCAGCGCCAGGGTAATGGCCGCCAGGCTGACGCGGATGGTCAGTGCTTTCACCAGACGCGTCGAATGGCTGTCGTCCTTGACCAGAAAGAACAGGCCGCTGAACAGGCTGGCCGTGGTGGCGAAAAGCATCAGGACAATCGCTGCTTTGAGCATCAGGCAACTCCAGGAGCAAACGCGATGCAATGGAGTATAGGTGGGGATGCACAGTCAGGCCGGGCGCAGCGATGAAGCGTTTTGCGCCCGGGCTGCTGCCGACGCTGGTGGTGTTCAGCCTGCTGCCGTGCCTGATCGCGCTCGGTTTCTGGCAGCTGGGTCGCGGCGAGGAAAAGCGCGTGATGCTCGCCCACTACGCCGAGCGCCGTGCGGCAGAACCGGTGCGGATCGAACCGTTGGTAACCAGCGCCGATCCGGCTTATCGCCGTGTGCAGTTGCGCGGGCGCTTCGACCCTGAACACAGTCTGTTGCTCGATAACAGCACTCGGGAAGGCAAGGT
This genomic window from Pseudomonas sp. G.S.17 contains:
- a CDS encoding twin transmembrane helix small protein, producing the protein MLKAAIVLMLFATTASLFSGLFFLVKDDSHSTRLVKALTIRVSLAAITLALITWGFYSGRLVSHVTW